From Acidovorax sp. FHTAMBA, one genomic window encodes:
- a CDS encoding ABC transporter ATP-binding protein has translation MPEALVAHPPALPAADVVFHARDLCKTYQTGEVQVRALHGVNLDIVRGEFVVLLGASGSGKSTLLNILGGLDVPTSGEVRFADHALSGASESELTTYRREHVGFVFQFYNLIPSLTVRENVALVTDIAPHPMPIDEAIGLVGLTPRQHHFPAQLSGGEQQRVAIARAIVKRPDVLLCDEPTGALDYQTGKMVLEVIARINAELGTTAVVITHNAAIAAMADRVVYLVDGTIARIERNAHRLSPSELSW, from the coding sequence ATGCCCGAAGCCCTTGTTGCTCACCCCCCGGCCCTGCCCGCTGCCGACGTGGTGTTCCATGCACGCGATCTTTGCAAAACCTACCAGACCGGGGAGGTGCAGGTGCGCGCGCTGCACGGTGTCAATCTCGACATCGTGCGCGGCGAGTTCGTGGTGCTGCTGGGCGCCTCGGGCAGCGGCAAGTCCACGCTTCTCAACATCCTGGGTGGGCTGGATGTGCCCACCAGTGGCGAGGTGCGTTTTGCCGACCACGCCCTCAGTGGCGCCAGCGAGAGCGAGCTCACCACCTACCGCCGCGAGCATGTGGGTTTTGTCTTTCAGTTCTACAACCTGATCCCCAGCCTGACGGTGCGCGAAAACGTGGCGCTGGTCACCGACATCGCACCGCACCCCATGCCTATCGACGAGGCGATTGGCCTGGTGGGCCTGACGCCGCGGCAGCACCATTTTCCGGCGCAGCTGTCGGGCGGTGAGCAGCAGCGCGTGGCGATTGCACGCGCCATCGTCAAGCGCCCCGATGTGCTGCTGTGCGACGAGCCCACGGGCGCGCTGGATTACCAGACCGGCAAGATGGTGCTGGAGGTGATCGCCCGCATCAACGCCGAGCTGGGCACCACGGCGGTGGTCATCACGCACAACGCCGCCATCGCCGCCATGGCCGACCGGGTGGTCTATCTGGTGGACGGCACCATCGCACGCATCGAGCGCAACGCACACCGGCTCTCGCCTTCGGAGCTGTCGTGGTGA
- the rarD gene encoding EamA family transporter RarD encodes MNPGIVYAALAYMAWGLFPLYFRQVVQVPALEVVAHRTVWSLVFVFAVLAVRSQWGWMRALWGQPRVLGAFVVSALLLSGNWLTYVWAVQNQHVVDASLGYFILPLVNVALGFVFLHERPRPGQWLAVAVAASGVLWLAVQTGRVPWIALVLALSFGFYGLLRKVATLGALEGLALETLVLAPVAVVALGVWASQGQGALVHGDAATVGWLLVAGPLTAVPLLLFAAGARRIPLATMGILQYISPSLQFALGVWLFREPFEPARLVGFVLIWTALLVYSVEGWWAHRGGASASVRLGGGSRG; translated from the coding sequence ATGAACCCAGGAATCGTCTATGCAGCCCTTGCCTACATGGCTTGGGGCCTGTTCCCGCTGTATTTCCGACAGGTGGTCCAGGTGCCCGCGCTGGAGGTGGTGGCCCACCGCACCGTGTGGTCGCTGGTGTTTGTGTTCGCGGTGCTGGCGGTGCGCAGCCAGTGGGGCTGGATGCGCGCGCTGTGGGGTCAGCCCAGGGTGCTGGGGGCATTTGTGGTGTCGGCGCTGCTGCTATCGGGCAACTGGCTCACCTATGTCTGGGCGGTGCAGAACCAGCACGTGGTGGACGCCAGCCTGGGGTATTTCATCCTGCCGCTGGTGAATGTGGCGCTGGGTTTTGTGTTTCTGCACGAACGGCCGCGCCCCGGGCAGTGGCTGGCCGTGGCGGTGGCAGCGTCGGGCGTGCTGTGGCTGGCGGTGCAGACCGGCCGCGTGCCCTGGATTGCGCTGGTGCTGGCACTGAGCTTTGGCTTTTACGGCCTGCTGCGCAAGGTGGCCACGCTGGGGGCGCTGGAAGGCTTGGCGCTGGAGACCCTGGTGCTGGCGCCGGTGGCGGTGGTGGCCCTGGGTGTCTGGGCGTCGCAGGGGCAGGGTGCGCTGGTGCACGGGGATGCCGCCACCGTGGGCTGGCTGCTGGTGGCTGGCCCCCTGACGGCGGTGCCCCTTCTGCTGTTTGCCGCGGGTGCGCGCCGGATTCCTTTGGCCACCATGGGCATCCTCCAGTACATCTCGCCCAGTCTGCAATTTGCGTTGGGGGTCTGGCTGTTCCGCGAACCCTTCGAGCCAGCACGCCTGGTGGGCTTTGTACTGATCTGGACGGCTCTGCTGGTGTACAGCGTGGAGGGGTGGTGGGCGCACCGGGGCGGCGCCAGCGCCTCAGTGCGGCTTGGCGGGGGTAGTCGGGGCTGA
- the ychF gene encoding redox-regulated ATPase YchF, whose protein sequence is MSLQCGIVGLPNVGKSTLFNALTKAGIAAENYPFCTIEPNVGVVEVPDPRLQQLAEIISPERIVPAIVEFVDIAGLVAGASQGEGLGNQFLAHIRETDAIVNVVRCFEDDNVIHVAGKVDPISDIEVIQTELCLADMGTVEKALNRYTKAAKSGNDKDAAKLVALLTRIQAALNEGKPARSVEVTKEEQPLLKSLCLITAKPAMFVGNVSEDGFENNPFLDRLREYAASQNAPVVAICAKMEAEMAEMSDEDRDMFLAEMGQTEPGLARLIRGAFKLLGLQTYFTAGVKEVRAWTIHIGDTAPQAAGVIHGDFERGFIRAQTIAFDDFIAYKGEQGAKDAGKMRAEGKEYVVKDGDVLNFLFNV, encoded by the coding sequence ATGAGCCTCCAATGCGGCATCGTGGGCCTGCCCAACGTCGGCAAGTCCACCCTCTTCAACGCGCTGACCAAGGCTGGCATTGCCGCCGAGAACTACCCTTTCTGCACCATCGAGCCCAATGTGGGCGTGGTGGAAGTGCCCGACCCGCGCCTGCAGCAACTCGCCGAGATCATCTCGCCAGAGCGCATCGTGCCTGCCATCGTCGAGTTTGTGGACATTGCCGGCCTGGTGGCCGGTGCCAGCCAGGGCGAAGGCCTGGGCAACCAGTTTCTGGCCCACATCCGTGAAACCGACGCCATCGTCAACGTGGTGCGCTGCTTTGAAGACGACAACGTGATCCACGTTGCGGGCAAGGTAGACCCGATCTCCGATATCGAGGTCATTCAGACCGAACTGTGCCTGGCCGACATGGGTACCGTCGAGAAGGCGCTCAATCGCTACACCAAGGCCGCCAAATCCGGCAACGACAAGGACGCGGCCAAACTTGTGGCGTTGCTGACGCGCATCCAGGCCGCGCTGAACGAAGGTAAGCCTGCCCGCTCCGTGGAAGTCACCAAGGAGGAGCAGCCCCTGCTCAAGTCCCTGTGCCTGATCACCGCCAAACCGGCCATGTTTGTCGGCAATGTGAGCGAAGACGGTTTCGAGAACAACCCTTTCCTGGATCGCCTGAGGGAATACGCCGCCAGCCAGAACGCCCCTGTGGTAGCGATTTGCGCCAAGATGGAAGCCGAAATGGCCGAGATGAGCGACGAAGACCGCGACATGTTCCTGGCCGAGATGGGTCAGACCGAACCGGGCTTGGCCCGCCTGATCCGGGGTGCCTTCAAGCTGCTGGGCTTGCAGACCTACTTCACCGCCGGCGTGAAGGAAGTGCGCGCCTGGACCATCCACATCGGGGACACTGCGCCCCAGGCCGCTGGCGTGATCCACGGTGACTTTGAACGCGGTTTCATCCGCGCGCAGACCATTGCGTTCGACGATTTCATTGCCTACAAGGGCGAGCAGGGCGCGAAGGATGCCGGCAAAATGCGTGCTGAAGGCAAGGAATACGTGGTGAAAGACGGAGATGTGCTGAACTTCCTGTTCAACGTCTGA
- a CDS encoding MOSC N-terminal beta barrel domain-containing protein, protein MSFHPDSDVFGTIARLFVYPVKSCAGIEVQEALLTETGLDLDRAWMVVDAEGKFLTQRSLPRMALVRPQLKRDEMVLRAPGMLALHVAIDAVEAPATVTVWRDTVPAWDMGAVAAQWFTDFLGQPCRMVRFDPEHRRLSSMQWTGGIEAPNQFSDGFPVLIASEASMAQLNARLEAGGHAAVGIDRFRPNVVLAGLDAHDEDRMDLLRVDSPEQEVHLQPVKPCGRCPIPDIDPATAEASPEVGDTLRSYRKDKRLDGAITFGMNAIVRQGAGQVLRVGQRVAANLRFE, encoded by the coding sequence GTGAGCTTTCATCCTGATTCCGACGTGTTTGGCACCATCGCGCGCCTGTTTGTGTATCCGGTCAAATCGTGTGCGGGCATTGAGGTGCAGGAAGCTCTGCTCACTGAAACCGGGCTCGATCTGGACCGCGCCTGGATGGTGGTGGACGCCGAAGGCAAGTTCCTGACCCAGCGCTCGCTGCCGCGCATGGCACTGGTGCGGCCCCAGCTCAAGCGCGACGAAATGGTGCTTCGCGCACCCGGCATGTTGGCGTTGCATGTGGCCATCGATGCCGTCGAGGCGCCCGCCACGGTGACCGTGTGGCGCGACACCGTGCCCGCATGGGACATGGGGGCTGTCGCTGCGCAGTGGTTCACCGACTTTCTGGGGCAGCCCTGCCGGATGGTGCGTTTTGACCCCGAACACCGACGCCTGTCGAGCATGCAATGGACCGGGGGCATCGAGGCGCCCAACCAGTTTTCTGATGGCTTCCCGGTGCTGATTGCCAGCGAGGCCTCGATGGCGCAGCTCAATGCGCGCCTGGAGGCGGGCGGCCACGCGGCGGTGGGCATTGATCGGTTTCGGCCCAACGTGGTGCTGGCGGGGCTGGACGCGCACGACGAAGACCGCATGGATCTGCTGCGGGTCGACAGCCCGGAGCAAGAGGTTCACCTGCAACCCGTAAAGCCCTGCGGGCGCTGCCCCATTCCCGACATCGACCCGGCAACTGCCGAGGCCAGCCCTGAGGTGGGTGACACGCTGCGCAGCTACCGCAAGGACAAGCGGCTTGACGGCGCCATCACCTTCGGGATGAATGCCATCGTGCGCCAGGGGGCTGGCCAGGTGCTGCGCGTGGGGCAGCGGGTGGCTGCCAATCTGCGCTTCGAATGA
- a CDS encoding FAD-dependent monooxygenase encodes MAQTFDICIRGAGIVGTTLALLMARERLKVALLPAPGPKPAASADVRAYAMNAASRQLLESLRSWPDAAHATPVKSMQVQGDQGGAVRFDAAAQGVEALAWIVDVPALEARLREAVRYQPQVEMVDAPVSAALTVVCEGRTSSTRDEFGVNFQVTPYGQHAIATRLHCEHPHGQTARQWFSPEGILAFLPLGDAGGNSVAVVWSVPQEQVAPLVALSPEEFAQKLQLASQDTLGTLELTAPRAAWPLQIALADRWCGPLAENGRNPRSWVLAGDAAHNVHPLAGQGLNLGLADAQALAAALHGRDYWRRVSDLRLLRRYERERKAALAPMGWATDGLQQLFSRPEAPLQALRNWGMKGFEWSGPLKNFVARQAMGIH; translated from the coding sequence ATGGCCCAAACCTTTGACATCTGTATCCGCGGCGCCGGTATCGTAGGAACGACTCTGGCACTGCTGATGGCCCGCGAACGCCTGAAAGTAGCCCTGTTGCCGGCCCCTGGCCCCAAGCCCGCTGCATCGGCCGATGTGCGTGCCTACGCAATGAACGCAGCGTCAAGGCAACTGCTCGAATCGCTTCGCAGTTGGCCCGACGCGGCACATGCCACCCCCGTGAAATCCATGCAGGTTCAGGGCGACCAGGGAGGCGCTGTCCGGTTTGATGCGGCCGCCCAGGGGGTAGAGGCGCTGGCCTGGATCGTCGATGTGCCAGCCCTGGAGGCACGGCTCAGGGAAGCTGTGCGTTACCAGCCGCAGGTGGAAATGGTGGATGCCCCCGTTTCGGCAGCGCTGACCGTGGTGTGCGAGGGCCGCACGAGCAGCACCCGCGATGAATTTGGCGTGAATTTTCAGGTCACCCCGTATGGGCAGCACGCCATCGCCACCCGCCTGCACTGCGAACACCCCCACGGGCAGACGGCGCGGCAGTGGTTCTCACCCGAGGGGATCCTGGCCTTTTTGCCGCTTGGCGACGCCGGCGGGAACTCTGTGGCGGTGGTGTGGTCCGTTCCGCAGGAGCAGGTCGCGCCGCTTGTGGCCTTGTCCCCCGAAGAATTTGCGCAAAAGCTCCAATTGGCCAGCCAGGATACGCTGGGGACACTTGAACTGACGGCGCCGCGCGCAGCCTGGCCGCTGCAGATTGCATTGGCCGACCGTTGGTGCGGCCCCCTGGCGGAAAACGGCAGAAACCCGCGCAGCTGGGTGTTGGCGGGGGACGCTGCACACAACGTGCATCCGCTGGCGGGTCAGGGACTCAATCTGGGGCTGGCCGATGCCCAGGCCCTGGCGGCCGCCCTGCATGGCCGCGACTATTGGCGCAGGGTGTCGGATCTGCGGCTGCTGCGACGCTATGAACGCGAACGCAAGGCGGCCCTGGCTCCGATGGGCTGGGCAACCGATGGCCTGCAGCAGCTTTTCTCGCGCCCCGAGGCGCCACTGCAGGCATTGCGCAATTGGGGGATGAAGGGCTTTGAATGGAGCGGCCCTCTGAAAAACTTCGTGGCCCGCCAGGCCATGGGAATACATTGA
- a CDS encoding DsbC family protein: MKLIPGLIAAAALATSLATFAQEADIRKALAERIPQMDKIDEVRPTPMKGLYEVRIGTDLFYTDAKGNYVIQGELIDTKMRRNLTEDRIAKLTAVEFSELPLKDAFTIVRGDGKRKVAVFEDPNCGYCKRFERDMQNVDNVTVYLFLYPILSPDSAEKSRNIWCAKDQVAAWQDLMVRDKPVPAASCDTSALQRNLAFGRKHKITGTPTLIFANGTRVPGAIGAREVEKRLAEASGETASN, from the coding sequence ATGAAACTGATTCCGGGCCTCATCGCTGCTGCCGCGCTTGCGACCAGTCTTGCCACCTTTGCGCAAGAGGCTGACATCCGCAAGGCGCTTGCCGAACGCATCCCGCAGATGGACAAGATCGATGAGGTGCGCCCGACGCCCATGAAGGGTCTCTACGAGGTGCGAATCGGCACTGATCTCTTCTACACGGATGCCAAGGGCAACTATGTGATCCAGGGCGAGCTGATCGACACCAAGATGCGCCGGAACCTGACGGAAGATCGCATCGCCAAACTGACCGCTGTCGAGTTCTCCGAGCTGCCGTTGAAAGACGCCTTCACCATTGTGCGCGGTGATGGAAAGCGCAAGGTGGCCGTGTTTGAGGACCCCAACTGCGGCTACTGCAAGCGCTTTGAGCGCGACATGCAGAACGTTGACAACGTGACGGTGTACCTGTTCCTCTACCCCATCCTCAGCCCCGACTCTGCGGAAAAATCCCGCAATATCTGGTGCGCCAAGGACCAGGTGGCGGCTTGGCAGGATCTCATGGTGCGCGACAAACCGGTGCCAGCCGCCAGCTGCGACACCAGCGCCCTCCAGCGCAATCTGGCGTTCGGGCGCAAACACAAGATCACCGGTACCCCCACGCTGATTTTTGCCAATGGCACACGTGTACCGGGCGCCATTGGCGCCCGGGAAGTCGAAAAACGCCTGGCAGAAGCCAGCGGCGAAACCGCATCCAACTGA
- a CDS encoding peptidase M61, producing MPSPRKEVPADIHYRVEPSDLHAHIFRVTLTIARPAAQQEVALPVWIPGSYLVREFSKNLQGLEARQGKQPVKLTQCDKHRWQADCDTRKPLVLSYAVCAYDTSVRTAWLDASRGFFNGTSLCLRVEGQEKRKHTLDIASTTATAGWSVATGLSPLKTDKKGFGLYAAATYDELVDCPVEMGSFWIGRFTACGVPHRFVVAGAAPSFDGKRLLEDTRKICETAIRFWHGDGDKPPFKNYLFMLNAVGDGYGGLEHRNSTALICGRRDLPRSGEARPQEGYTTLLGLISHEYFHTWNVKRLRPSEFAEYDYTRENYTAMLWFFEGFTSYYDDLLLRRAGLIDDAAYLKLITKTVNQVLQTPGRAVQTVAQASFDAWVKYYRQDENTPNATVSYYTKGSLVALCLDLALRREGRTTLDDVMRALWQRSAGGPMSEADLRTVLKDLAGRALDEELDHWVHSTAELPLAELLAAQGVALKDEKPQLAQQLGLRVAENHSVHIKTVLRGSAAERAGMNAGDEWLGVEVQGQGWRITKLDDVSFYTGSHTSLEALVARDGRLLRLPVQLPGLPPDTTSTKGRRHTGTSLAAADTVSLGISDAAALKRWLG from the coding sequence ATGCCCTCACCCCGCAAAGAAGTACCCGCCGACATCCACTATCGTGTTGAACCGTCGGACCTGCACGCCCACATCTTTCGCGTCACATTGACCATTGCCCGCCCGGCCGCGCAGCAGGAAGTGGCGTTGCCTGTCTGGATTCCGGGGAGCTATCTGGTGCGGGAGTTTTCCAAGAACCTGCAAGGTCTGGAGGCCCGGCAGGGGAAGCAGCCCGTCAAGCTTACGCAGTGTGACAAGCACCGGTGGCAAGCCGACTGCGACACGCGCAAACCGCTGGTTTTGTCCTATGCGGTCTGCGCCTACGACACGTCGGTACGCACGGCCTGGCTTGACGCGTCACGCGGCTTTTTCAACGGCACCAGTCTGTGCCTGCGCGTTGAAGGACAGGAAAAACGCAAGCACACGCTCGACATTGCCAGCACTACCGCCACCGCCGGTTGGTCTGTCGCTACAGGGCTCTCGCCCCTCAAGACCGACAAAAAAGGTTTTGGTCTGTACGCTGCAGCGACCTACGACGAGCTGGTGGACTGCCCGGTGGAGATGGGCTCGTTCTGGATCGGCAGGTTTACAGCCTGCGGTGTACCCCACCGCTTCGTGGTGGCCGGAGCCGCGCCTTCTTTCGATGGCAAGCGATTACTGGAAGACACCCGCAAGATTTGCGAGACCGCGATCCGCTTCTGGCACGGTGATGGCGACAAGCCACCCTTCAAGAACTACCTGTTCATGCTCAATGCAGTGGGCGACGGGTACGGCGGGCTGGAGCACCGCAACTCCACGGCACTCATCTGCGGCCGGCGTGACCTGCCGCGCAGCGGGGAGGCCCGCCCGCAGGAGGGCTATACAACCCTTTTGGGGCTGATCAGCCACGAGTATTTCCACACCTGGAACGTCAAGCGGCTGCGGCCGTCGGAGTTCGCAGAATATGACTACACGCGCGAGAACTACACCGCGATGCTGTGGTTCTTCGAGGGGTTCACCAGTTATTACGACGATCTGCTGCTGCGGCGCGCGGGGCTGATTGACGATGCGGCTTATCTGAAACTCATCACGAAGACCGTGAACCAGGTGCTGCAAACCCCAGGCAGAGCCGTACAGACGGTGGCGCAAGCCAGTTTCGACGCCTGGGTGAAGTACTACCGCCAGGACGAAAACACCCCCAACGCCACAGTCAGCTACTACACGAAGGGCTCGCTCGTGGCACTGTGTCTGGACTTGGCGCTCCGCCGGGAGGGGCGCACCACGCTCGACGATGTGATGCGCGCACTCTGGCAGCGCAGCGCGGGTGGTCCGATGAGCGAAGCAGACCTGCGCACAGTGCTCAAGGATCTTGCGGGCCGCGCGTTGGATGAGGAACTAGACCACTGGGTGCACAGTACGGCAGAGCTCCCGCTTGCGGAGCTGCTCGCAGCCCAAGGCGTCGCGCTGAAGGACGAAAAACCGCAACTGGCCCAGCAGCTGGGTCTGCGCGTGGCGGAGAACCATAGCGTGCACATCAAGACCGTCTTGCGGGGCAGTGCCGCCGAGCGGGCTGGCATGAACGCTGGCGACGAATGGCTGGGCGTGGAGGTGCAAGGGCAAGGCTGGCGGATCACCAAGCTCGACGATGTTTCCTTCTATACCGGCAGCCACACCAGCCTTGAGGCGCTGGTGGCTCGCGACGGCCGACTGCTGCGGCTGCCGGTGCAGCTCCCTGGCTTGCCGCCAGACACTACCTCCACCAAAGGCCGTCGCCACACGGGCACATCCCTTGCGGCTGCAGACACCGTCAGCCTGGGAATTTCGGATGCCGCTGCGCTCAAGCGCTGGCTCGGCTGA